The Candidatus Eisenbacteria bacterium genome includes the window ACGTCGACGACCTTCCCCTTGTGGACCTTCGGCAGGTCGAGGCGGCTCTCGTACTGGCCGTGGCGCATGTAGAAGTCCTGCAGGAGGCACTCCCCCGACTGGTCGCAGATGGGACAGTCCAGGGGATGGTTCAGGAAGAAGAACTCGAGGACCGCCTTGCGGAGATCGCGCACGGCCTCCGTGTCGGTGCGGATCCTGAGCCCGTCGCGCGCGAATGTGTTGCAGGCGATCTGAGGCTTGGGGACTCCATCGATCTCGATGAAGCAGAGCCGGCAGTTGCCGTCGACACCGAGCCCCGGGTGGTAGCAGAAGTGCGGGATCTCGATTCCCAGGAGCTTGGCCGCCTGGATCATGTTGAACCCCTCGGGGACATCGATCTCCCGGTCGTCGATGATCACCCTAGGCATGATCCTGTCTCCTTGCGGCTCCGGCGAGGAGCGGATCGGACCGGAAGGGGCAGCGGCCCGCGCCGACGTGCCGTTCGAACTCCCCGCGGAACTTCGTCACGAAGCTCGCGGCCGGCATGGCCGCCGCGTCGGAGAGAACGCAGATCGTCGTCCCGATCATGCGATTCGTGATCGAGAGGATCTTGTCCATGTCGGCCGGGCTACCTCCCCCGGCTTCCAGCCTCGCGACGAGGCCTCGGAGCCAACCCGTCCCCTCGCGGCAAGGCGTGCATTGCCCGCACGATTCGTGGGCGTAGAACTTCATGAGCGTGGAGAGGGCCCGGACCATGCATGTCTCCTCGTCGATGACGATCATGCCTCCCGATCCGAGCATGGTGCCCGCGGCGGCGAGGCTCTCGTAGTCGAGGTCCGCGCCTTCGGCCTCCTCGCGCGTGAGGACGGGCACGGACGAGCCGCCGGGGATGTTCGCCTTCATCGCCTTGCCGCCCCGAATCCCGCCGCAGAGATCGTAGACCAGCGTCTTGAGCGGCAGGCCCAGGGGGACCTCGTAGACGCCCGGCCGGGCGACCGGGCCGCTCACGCTGAAGAGCTTGGTGCCGGGGGACTTCTCGGTGCCGTAGCTCCGGTAGGCCGCGGCGCCGTTCTCGATGATCCACGGAACGGCTGAGAGGGTCTCGACGTTGTTCACGACGGTCGGGCCGCCGAAGACGCCCACGACGGCCGGGAACGGCGGCTTGATGCGCGGCCTTCCCGGCTTTCCCTCGAGCGATTCGATCAGCCCGGTCTCCTCGCCGCAGATGTAGGCGCCGGCTCCTCGGTGAATGGTCACATCGAGGTCGAAAGCGGTCCCGAACGACCGGGGGCCGAGATACCCCTTGGCATAGGCCTCATCGACTGCCGCCTGGAGGCGGTGGTAGGGAAGCCCGAACTCCCCCCTGACATAGATGTAGGCGCGATGGATCCCGACGGCCCAGGAGGTGATGACGATCCCCTCGATGAGCTGATGCGGATCGAGCTCCAGCAGGTAGCGGTCCTTGAAGGTCCCCGGCTCGCTCTCGTCGGCGTTCACGCAGAGATACTTCGGGGAGTTCGAGTCCTTCGGCACGAACCCCCATTTCATGCCTGTCGGAAAGCCGGCGCCTCCGCGTCCCCTCAGGCCCGACTGCTTGACCTCCTCCGTCACCGCGGCCGGATCCATCCGGAGCGCCTTGACGGCCGTGCGATAGCCGCCGGCCCTCTCGTAGGAGGAGAGAGTCCACGATTCGGGGCTCCCGAAGTTGCGGGAGAGCAGCTTGACCTCCGCCGCCATCGTCCTCCTAGATCCTCCCCTCTTTGGCGGCCCGGGCCCGCAGCCCATCGAGAAGCTCGCCAAGCCCGCGGTCGTCGAGTGGCCCGTGGAACTCGTCATCGACTTGCACGACCGGGGCCATCTCGCAGGCCGCGAGGCACTCGACCTCGTTGAGCGTGAAGAGCCCATCGGCGGCCGTCTCCCCCGGTCCGATCCCGAGCCTCCTCCGCAGGCAATCGAGGAGATGCTCCGCGCCCATGAGCTGGCAGGAGAGATTGGTGCAGATCTGCAACTGGTGTCGTCCGCCCGGTTCCCTGCGGAACATCGTGTAGAAGCTG containing:
- the nuoF gene encoding NADH-quinone oxidoreductase subunit NuoF, producing the protein MAAEVKLLSRNFGSPESWTLSSYERAGGYRTAVKALRMDPAAVTEEVKQSGLRGRGGAGFPTGMKWGFVPKDSNSPKYLCVNADESEPGTFKDRYLLELDPHQLIEGIVITSWAVGIHRAYIYVRGEFGLPYHRLQAAVDEAYAKGYLGPRSFGTAFDLDVTIHRGAGAYICGEETGLIESLEGKPGRPRIKPPFPAVVGVFGGPTVVNNVETLSAVPWIIENGAAAYRSYGTEKSPGTKLFSVSGPVARPGVYEVPLGLPLKTLVYDLCGGIRGGKAMKANIPGGSSVPVLTREEAEGADLDYESLAAAGTMLGSGGMIVIDEETCMVRALSTLMKFYAHESCGQCTPCREGTGWLRGLVARLEAGGGSPADMDKILSITNRMIGTTICVLSDAAAMPAASFVTKFRGEFERHVGAGRCPFRSDPLLAGAARRQDHA
- a CDS encoding NAD(P)H-dependent oxidoreductase subunit E; the encoded protein is MQPFERSDPAHDPTLRDPCPLRRLGHPLAFSAEEEDRIERLLSRYPTREAAILPMLWMIQDRHGWIPEEAVSLVAERCGVPPSHAYGVVSFYTMFRREPGGRHQLQICTNLSCQLMGAEHLLDCLRRRLGIGPGETAADGLFTLNEVECLAACEMAPVVQVDDEFHGPLDDRGLGELLDGLRARAAKEGRI